AATCCAGAAGGAAGCAACTACAAGAAAGTGGATTTATCTTTGTAGTTGTATGTCATATTTGCAAATGCATGATGGGTTCTATAGTAGGAAGACAtagatggacaaaaacacaaaaaggatgCAGTGACATGCTACAGAATACTACAACATATAGCATTAGACACTATGTTGTGTTTAAAAATGGTATGAGCTAAAAACAACAATGGCAGTTTGAAGGCTGGGTTTTGCCATctttttgtcgatttttataCATAACAGTATGTTATATAATgtcataaaaccacaaaacctATTGTAGATTACTTAGCGCTAACTACTTAGAGCTTTGCTtgtcaactacatttggggaaGAGTTGATTTTTGCCCTAATCATGCTAATTACCTCTGTGGTGCTTCATGATTAATAATGACCAGTCATGTTTTGTGTAATATACAACAATCAAGTGGCTGTATCTGATTTCCAGAAAAAGCCAGAGAGTATCTGCACAAGACAGGGCGATTCATAGTGATCGGTGGGATCATCTCACCTGTACATGACTCTTATGGCAAACCggtaagtcattttttttcaacCCTTCTGCTTTGCTCCTGTGGAAACGGAAACTGAAACTTGAAACTGAGAACCGAGTCAGATGTACTAGAATGAATGGTGCTGAATCTGGATATCTAGATTGGCTTGAAACCTTCTCTCAAATATGTGGATACAGCTCCAAACATGATTGTGTATTAGCTAGGATTGACTGGGTGTTTGAACTGGTGTGTGTAAACTAGTCCTCATAATAAGCCAGCTCTCCTGGGTCCCCTGTGGAATTAATGAAAAGCTTGGCCTAGTTTCTTTCTCTCCTagtaacaaaaaacatgaataatagATGTTTCAGAAAACGCAGTTTCCGTCAAATTGTAAAACCCCTAcagctccactacagctcttttcTGTGTGTGATTTTTAATTAGGgtgaatgcaaataaaatggaTATGGCATCTTAGGAGTGGTAATGAGCTAGAACTAATCTGCTGAAGTAGATAACTGAAATGCTGGTTACAAGGGAGGCTATGTTAGCCACCAAGTGAAATTTGACATTATATAGGCTATGTAGACACCAAATGAAATTTGGAGTACTGTACTACAAGATATAAAAAAGATAAACCCAACAGTTGTTTTGTTTACTAATGCTTATGGGAATGATAGCAGAGAATTAAGTGTTCCATTCCTGTGTTTTCTCAGGGTCTTGTCCCCAGCAGACACCGCCTCACCATGTGTCAGTTGGCAGTGCAGTCTTCTGATTGGATCAGGTAATACACAACATGACTGGCTTTTCACACATAATTCTGTAAAATACATGTCTGTAGTTCATTTGTATTCAATATATTCATCATGTTTGTAATTGtaatattcatttcatttttggctGTAAGGGTTAGATTTTTGAATCATCCAATAAAAATGATCCTATTAGGAGTTTAAATCCAAGCAAGCTCTCCCTTTTGATAAGGCTTCAGGAGCTGTACAGAAGGCctaatgtaacatttaacatCAGAATTAGTACCTGACAGCGGAATCAGTCACGTTTTGATGTACAATGTACGGGACCAAAAATTGTTATTCCAAGCCTTCTGTGTCACTGAATGCAAGTGATAATATTTTGGTCAGATGTTAGAGAGGGTAAACGTTGTCGATGCCAAGGATTCCTTcagagtcactgtaaaagtgctacaaggtaaaatatatgttaatggcTGTTACAAACGTCTAATATATAAGCttcaaatgtgtgtttttagaATGGACCGAAATTGATCATGTGATTTGCAGTCAGGTAGTGGTAACATATTACTAGAAGCAGATAAATGTTGTTGTAGAGATGTTTTCTTGATGTTTTTAACAAAATTTGACTAAAGATGTGAATTTTTATTAGTCAGTAATTAATCATTAACTGACAAAGCTTACTAAAGCAGCACTGTGTTTAGGCTTTAGGCTTTATTGAATGAAAAATGCCTCCTAACATAAGACTTGATGAACTCCCATCAACTCCAGTGGCAGGAGTCAAGAGTCCGAGTTGATGGAAAAGAAATGGGTTGCATCACTAAGTAGTAGGGCTACTAAAACGAGTTGTGTTCTTGTGCCTTCATGCATGCATATAAAAACCAGTGCTCAAACtgagtaggaaaaaaaaacagctgttcGAATGGCAATTGTTTATCAgaaattaactttttttaacaaagaaTTTTGGCCTTTGTGTCCTGTACTGATCATTACTGGTAAAAAGTGGGCATTTCATCATAAATGTGTCATTGAAACTTTAGAATGTTTGAGAGATGACTGATTATTTTAAAGAAGAACTAAAAATGTGGAACAGAAGATTTTTGATGTGGTGTTTGCTTTTACAGGGTGGACCCATGGGAGTGTTATCAGGACACCTGGCAGACCACCTGCAGTGTGCTGGAACACCACCGAGACCTCATGAAGGTGTTGAGGCATCTCGTTCTTTCAGTGTTTGCTGTTTTACCCTTACAACAATGTTTGTTAGCCTCTTCAGTTTTGTACTGGTAGAAATAATGGAAAATTCTACTCCACAAATTAGCATTGTGCGAACTGCaaatcacacacttgcctcaaaccaagTTGATAAATAATCTCAAGTAGttttgcttgtgtggtttcttgCGCATTTTTGTGTGACAGTTTTCTGTAAAATAGCCTGGAAGACGTTTGTATTGATTTAAAGATCATATCGTTGTTAGAGTCATATCATTGCCAGAATTTAATGGTCACTACCAGCTGTTGATAATTTGTGCTGTCTTCTTCCAGAGAGTGACAGGGTGCATTCTGTCTAATGTGAACACTCCCTCCACAACCCCTGTGATTGGCCAGCCTCAGAACACCACTTCTCCGATCTACCAGAACAGCAACACAGCTAACAAGCCTACAGCCAGTAAGCACCTCTCTAAATGCTTCCCTGCGTGATCAGTTTGATGGTAGCTGTCTGATGAGTGTGACATAGTGATTGAcgtgtcttcctctctctctgtctccttatctAGTTAAGCTATGGGGCAAGATGAGCGAGAGTCTGGGCAAAATCTGCTGTGTTCGCCCACATGTGGAGCGCTTCACTTTTGTCGGTGTGTATCAGTAGCACACAGCATGGCTAGAGGGGCAGTGTGAATACAGACGTACAATACAAACATTCTGTTGTTGTCATCAAAACCTTGTTACTCCTTTTTGCAGTATTTCATCCTTCAGCCTCAGTGGTTCAacaaaattcattattttatatcctttttatgttttcatttgtttcacttACATTATGCAAACTGTGGGAATCCCTGTAGTGACCAATTCTGACTGTTTACCACATCACTGGTCTATAGGCTAATAAAGTGCAGCTCTCACTTCAGTCAACATCGAAAATTAGTTTTAGCGACTGTATCTTTTTTTAGCACAAAATGGATACCAAATACAAGTTTTGTACCTTTTACGCCAGTGAAAATGAGGCTGAAAtgaggtagtgtgtgtgtgtgtgtgtgtgtgtgtgtgtgtgtgtgtgtgtgtgtgtgtgtgtgtgtgtgtgtgtgtatatatatacacacacacacacacacacacacacacacacacacttggtaactttagcttttagatTGTTGTCCTTATTTGATGAGTCCTTTTTGTCATTTGAGGATTCAATTCTCTTCTTTTGTAGTGATTTGAAGGCAGTTATCTCAGTTAAACAGATATTCACCTTATTAGGAGTAGCATTCACAATCTGCCTTCTTGCTGCATTCGCTAGCtgctgcaaataaataaatatatcaataaacaaacaaaccaaaaacatttttgcctCTAAAAATACACCccaaagttgtaatatttcaagttcctcccaccttcaagatatcTTTAAACCAGCAAATCTCACTCCAGAAACTACTATAGCATTGATGTAAAAGGTAAGTAGGCAGTTTACGACAGATGCGGCAATGATTACTTTCTTCATTGTGACCTGATAGCTCCTTTGAGCTgatattttttcccctttcctcCCACTTTCGCGATAAAGTTTTGGAAATATTTTGgaattttgttttgacagcaacGTTCCCGCCCATTAAACCCCCTTTaaaccgcacacacacacacacacacacacacgcaaatgTACATAAATCTTTTAATTCTTTGTCTTTGCTCTTGACTTTGACTTGAGCCCAAGAATCAGATCTGGCTGCTGATTACAGGGTCAGATTTATTTGTGTCAAAACATGTCATGAAAGACGGTGATGTGCCTGAGCTCCTTTAGCTCACAAAGAAGGAGAACTAATCTACTGAGGCCTCTACATAATTATTCTGCATTATTCAGAAGCATGTTGGAGGAAGTGcatacattttacatgaccagGGTGATTTCCAATGAATCAATCAGCTCGGTGACTAACTCTTCTTTTgtttgaacagatgaaaatgctAACCTCGGGACCGCAATGCGCTACGAGGAAATCGGTGAGTGAATTTGATTTGCTGCCccgttttgtgttttggtttctaCATCGACACAGTGTCATAGTGAGTCATCAGCAGCCACACTGACTGTATACAGAAGCACATGTCCATTTTCTTCCAGACATGCTCTTGAAAAAGCCACAGTTTAGAGCTCTCAGTATTATTGCTTTCATTTGGTTAGGTAAATGTCTCATTCACTTCCTGTCACTCTTCCCTTTATGAATGACCATGctttgagaatgtgttgtgtatacTGCTATCATGATTACTAGATTTTATAACTTACCACCTTGGGGAATCAGCATTGAGTAGTTGGCAGTTAGCAAAAGCataatgcatatttttaatTCTCATCATCTTTTGTTGACTTTTGTtgccatgttttattttacaaatgtaattaaaccCTTCTTAATTCATCATTTCCAGTGTAGCATTTCAGAATCATTGAAATTATATGCATGGGATATTATTGTTCAGTTAACCTGAAAGCCAAACTTCTTTTTCCCTGTTAGTTCATGTCCCCTGTTCATATTTGGCACAATTCGTAATTTCACcacattgggaaaaaaaataaataaaaatcttccTTCAAGGTGGAATAAATTTTGACTGCCTCTAAAATATCTTGTCATTTTTAACCATGTGAGGAATATGGATGTCCTTCATCAGTAATGATAATGCGAAATggaaggaaaatgtgttattgtttCCTGTTGTTATTGTTGGCTATTAAAGGGCCCTCATCATGGAAAATTagttttctcttatttttacGTAAGAGTTTGATGTTGAAAGTAAACACTATTAAGGTGTCAAAAGTGTAGTGTTCACTcaacagtccatacagtcccaaaattgaaaataagctgtttaaacagcacatttttgaagtctgtgtttttgtaatatcatgaaaaaaaaattaatctaTCTGTCAAcctgcagcagtttaaccccacctgTTTAACCCCAAGCTGTgttcattaatatttttagtcAAATCAAGGAACATGTGCTTAATTTTGAAGTTATAGTTTTATATCCCAGTAAATATCTGAGACAAATGACAGATCGCCAGTAGAACAACTGGTTTCTCCTAACAAACTCAATTTAGCTGATTTGTACTTTATATTCTCTTCATAACTGGATACACTTTGCACTCACTGTTGTAGGCTAAGCTGGTGATCAGAAAGCTACCAAGTTAAATCTTCAATAATAAAAGATAGACTTCAAGTTTAAAAACTGAGACAGACAAAGTAAAGAAAGGCTTGCTTGGGGCCAACATACCATGGTCAAGATAGAGCATTACTGAAGCATCCCTTTTAAACACATAAGTGAATTAACAGATTTCTGAATTAAAGCATCAAGTTGTAAGATTTTGCAagattgtttttgttaaaattgagtTTATTTTAACCACCTCATacgttttactgtttatatgcacaggctcaaaaaagAAGGTCAAgttcaatgtttaggtctcaaatgcaaaccCAAGATTACACTGATGAAACTTGCATTGTgtttcagaagacatgtgtttcaccaagttttgactgaattCTCTTCGATTACTTCTTCCATATTTATCGATCGctcagggaaggggtctgaagcacaaccagCATATTAAAatcttcttccacatgtttcaTGTAGTTACAAAGTTCCACCAAAGAAGTCTCCAAAACGTACCCCGAAAcgtacacagtgcagctttaaacatGGCGATGTTCTGGCTTTGCTTTATGGTTTTATGAttgtatctgtttctctgaattaAAAACTTGAAATGAAGTGACTATTGAATTCAGTACATCATAAGCAgaattcagaagaagaagaaaatgctagtaaaatgtaggatatgggccttttattAGATTTAGTGGATTACGTGAATGCTAATGTAATTAGTGACTAGTGTTGTCTTGCGCTGTGTAACTGTACTGTACTCTGTAGAGCTGCGCATCCTGTTGCTATGTGGCAGCGATCTACTGGAGTCCTTCTGTATTCCTGGCCTGTGGAACGAGAGTGATGTAAGTATACCAGGGCACACAGATACCAAAACAGTCCCAAAATGTAATCATTTCTGAGTTGTTTTTGATTCGACTCCCATTATTCGTCAGCATACCGCAGTGGAAAAATAGCAGCTCTCTGTAGGTTCATTGTTCAGTGTCAGCGTTTTTGTGAATGCAGACTTTGAAGTTGCAGTGGAGCTACATTGCTCCTTGGGGTAGCTACGTGTGAAATATTACTGGCTGTACGATAATAGCGTGGATGAATGCCTAGGTTGTAAATGAtttgtactgtgtgtgtttgcagatgGAGGTGATCGTAGGGGATTTTGGGATAGTGGTGGTGCCGCGGGACGGAGTCGACACGGAAAGGATAATGAATCACTCCTCTGTGCTTCGCAAGCACAAGGTAACAGCAGTCTGCTTCATCTCAGGAGGTTTTTATTATGCGCACACTCTCAACATTTGGATTTGTTAGAGGAGTATTTGTCTTTATTTGAATATAATGGTCTTACATAGCATGGAAACTGATGTAAAACATGAGCTTTTGTTGACTGACCAGCTCTTTCTTATTTCAGGACAACATTGTTGTTGTGAAGGATGATCTCAACCATCCGATGTCAGTTGTCAGTTCGACTAAGAGCAGGTGAGGGACACTGCACACAGTAAAATGACCTGAAGCATACATTAAAGACCAGAATCATTTCATAGTCCTAATAAGGAAGATCTAATCCTGGTCATCAGGTCTGTGAAATGGTCTATGTGTTAAGCCTTATTCAAGTGTTTCTTTTGACTTATTATGTAGTAAATACTATGAACTGAGTAGTAACTTCTGTGAAACTAATATGTTATGTGGCAGCTGAATTTGAGAACTGTCTCGGCCAGCAGTCTCACCATATTTTCTAAATTATCAGTAGACGCTCGCAGGCCCGTTCATCTCCTACATGTCCCAATTTATCATCATATAATAATTATTCATAATGGAGTaaattacattctgtattgatgTCAAAGTGCTAGGAAATGgtacaaacagcaaaaatgtaaaCTAGAGCtgggcaaaataaaaatatatattttattattgtaataaattGTCATGATACAATATGCCTTCCTGAACATATTGTGTATATCATCAGTATctgtagaacactgaccaactgtgtATTTCTTATAAGAGgagcaaaattagtcctgtttaactggatttattGTAACACTTTATGGCagatgttgaataaaaatgaaagaattactgtattcagtttttgatagtatttttaaaatgtagcactactgattattttttttatctgttccaactaatgtctgaaaaaataattatCGAGACTTTGTGCAGCATGAAAATTTCGCAAAGTATCGCAAAATTGTATTTTCTATATCAGCCTCTTCTATAAAAGAGGTTTTTCTTTAACCAGAAAAACACTGTAGCAAGTTTTCATGCAATTcaaatctaataataataatatgtcatatatatatatatatatatatatatatatatatatatatatatgtatatgtatatatatatatatatatatatatatatatatatatatatatatatatatatatatgtgtgtgtgtgtgtgtgtgtgtgtgtgtgtgtgtgtgtgtgtgttataaaatGGATACCAGTCCTATAATCTGATTGACTGAGCTGTGTTTGAACCAGTTGTAAAATCCACGATATACGCACACCTGTGACTGCCTCACAGCAACTGAACACTTATTGTGCCACGGCCTTGTGCTGTTagtggaataatctttgacatGGACCACCGAGTGTATTAATTTAGTAAGAACccgtttttgtttaaactgaggggctgatgACATGTTCTAGgttggtcagctagctaacaggctaaacaacTCTTCAACTTTGTCATCAATGTCACAGGCTTAATTTAAAGTATTTACggtatgattaactgtaaaatggcAGTATAAAAGTCTTAATGTCCCTTGAATTAcacgcttcaaatgtccatgtttcagtcagaagtagcatcaaacccaggTTGAATCCCAAAAGTGTCCGTACTCCCCAGTGTGCTAGCTGTGAAAGTTTAGAAACTCTAGCTTCcacagccaaatagtgcatcatttatcaagAGGGAATGTGGATGAATCTCAAATG
This window of the Pygocentrus nattereri isolate fPygNat1 chromosome 2, fPygNat1.pri, whole genome shotgun sequence genome carries:
- the nmnat2 gene encoding nicotinamide/nicotinic acid mononucleotide adenylyltransferase 2, giving the protein MTETTKTHVILLSCGSFNPITKGHIHMFEKAREYLHKTGRFIVIGGIISPVHDSYGKPGLVPSRHRLTMCQLAVQSSDWIRVDPWECYQDTWQTTCSVLEHHRDLMKRVTGCILSNVNTPSTTPVIGQPQNTTSPIYQNSNTANKPTAIKLWGKMSESLGKICCVRPHVERFTFVDENANLGTAMRYEEIELRILLLCGSDLLESFCIPGLWNESDMEVIVGDFGIVVVPRDGVDTERIMNHSSVLRKHKDNIVVVKDDLNHPMSVVSSTKSRLALQHGDGHVVDYLSQPVIDYILQSQLYINASG